AGATATCATGTTTCCATGAGTAAGGACCGGACAGTCAGCATCGAGAACTTCATTTCAGAACAGTTATCTCTGACCAAGGATTTGGCGTCTGAAATAAAGGTTATGTTCACGTGCAATGTTCAGTCATTAGATTTCAGGCGCTCGTATATGAGACTTATCTAGCATCAATGGAGCTTCACgatcatttatttttttcactcattttccatttttaatATATGTACTTTATTCATCCTTTTAGTTTATTCGACATTTTCCTTAAGTTGTTGGTTCTTCCAGACAACTTACTTCCTGTTAATGCGTATGTTGCTATCTTTTTCAGTTTTTCTTTGAGTCTGATATAGGCTGGTCACTCAGTTGACGTGAAGAATTTTCTGAATCTTAATGCTCATTAGATATTTCTGTCCCATTATTCATGTTCAGAGAATTCACACTCTAGGGTCAGAATTCCTGAAGGCAACACTGGTGGCCATTGATGGGGTGACTCGATTATGCAGGGTATACTGCGATGGTGTAAACTGGGATATCTTCCTTGCACAAACAAAGGATGATAATGTAAGAGATTGCAAAGAGGCTGAAAAAGGAGATCATATAATCCAAATAACAAATTGCACAATTGAAAAACTATGTGAACTTGGCGTTGTTGCAGCTAATGATGGTGGCAGTCTAGTGAGCCTGCTAAATATGTCGTGGAAAGGGGTAGTTACACTCCTTCAGTTTGGCAAGGGTGCTTTAGCAGTCAAGGTGAATGTAACAAGTGTCATCATGACCTTAATTCAACTGGCTAGAGAGTCGTTAAGATGTGCTGCTCGGACTTTGTCATTTTTGGAGGAGGACAAAGACTCCGAAGCTGAAGCCAAAAGGATCTTCCGTCTGGCCAAGTTTTACTTAATCAATGCTGTAAGAATTAGCTCACACTATCCAATGCAAGCCCTTCCTGCTTACAAAGAGATCGCACTTTGTGTTGTCGTGATATTAACCATCAGAATCTCACTCAGCCAGGTGCAACATTTAAAATCTGCAAGTGAAATATTATCAGAAATTGTGGAGCCAACATCATTTCACTTGATCAGCTCTCTACTGAATTCAACTCAACTGAAACAAGAAGACAAGTTCGAAATTTTGGACTGGCTGTTTAGTTGTGGCAGTAATGTGAGTTTGGTGGATGAAGTTGTAAGCAGTGATAACGGTCACATTTCAGTAGATGAAATATTTTCAGTGAGTTCTGATGCTATGAACAAGGACAAAATGCTTTCTCTTGGTCGGGTGTCCTTATTTCTTAATCTATTGAAAGCTGATCTAAAAGAAGATGTCCGGCTTGGTCTCTCCAGAAAGCTAGGATGGCTTTTGGATATACTCGTAGATGAAGATGTTTATTCTTTAATTCTTGTTATCCGAATTCCCGTTGTTTGTGGTTCTAGTGAAAAGCATGAACTGACTTACCGGCCTATGTTTTGTGCTGTCGTTCATGACTTGAAGACTTTCCTGATCACGGCGATCGATTCTAGTGTGACATGGAATGAAGTAGAATCATTCCTGACAGAAAATCTTTTCCACCCTCACTTTTTATGTTGGGAAATTGTTGCCGAACTTTGGTGTTTTGTCTTACGTCATGTGGGGTCTGATATGATGAGTGACACTGTTGACAAGCTTTGCTCATTATTATGGATGACGTCTCGAGAATCAGTACTATTTTCTGAAAGCGCTCTTCGAAAAACTGCAAGATTAATCTGTGTTCTTGTAACTGATGGGCCGCAACTGATGGTTGATCGAGTTTATAGTTCAATATTTGAGAGCAACCGAACTCAGTATTCATCTAGTGTGCATACAGCACTACTCAAGGAAGGGTTCCCCTTAAATTCCCTTTCAGAAAAGAATAGAAGTACAGCCAAACAAAGAATTGTAACTCAGTATTTTGACCTCTTGGAGAGCTTTGAAGGCAAGTCTCCAGGACAGTGTGATTTTGGAGTTTATGGCGGTCCTGTTTTTGCTCTGTGTGCTGCGTTACAGTTTCTGTAAGTATATAGACCACTATGATtatcattttattaaattctaaaaGATTTGCTTGGCAAAGGATtgaataaagtttgatgttatTAAAGCCTTTCTATGCATCTTTAGACAGGTCAGCCTATCTGATACTGAAATGAAGACTTTGAAATTCCTTGTCACTATTATTCGCAAGTACAAAACTTCCACAGATGATACAAGCAGAGAGAATTATGTCCGGCTCATTGGCGAATTGCTAGGGATCATTTCAAGCATGAAACATCTATACTCGTTTGAAGAAATGGACGGGGTCATTTCAGAGCTTCAGAATCTCTTTATCTCAAAGCCAGCACTATCAGATAGACAACTTTTTCTATGCAAACCAAATCTAGCTTGTTTCATGGCCGGTCTTGGCCATATGGAATTGGCAGATAGTGAAGATTGCTCCAGAAGTTTAGCCACTTGGGAGCTTTTCCACGTGATATTGAGGGAACGTCACTGGGCATTTGTTCATCTTGCAATCAAGGCATTTGGGTATTTTGCAGCTTGTACTTCTTGCAATCAATTATGGAGATTTGTGCCTCAAGATGCTGCCTTGGCCTTTGATGTGGAGTCTGGGAATGAAGCAGACGAGGAAAGGTTCATGTCCAAGTTAAAAGAATTCCTGGAGAAGGAAATGGCATGTCAGATGATACATCCAAGTCCTCATCGTTTAGCTATGTTTGTCAAAGAAGGTCGAATGCTGAAACAGATTGTACAAAAAAATTTGCAGAAACTTGATTCAGCCGTTATTTCATGTGATATGATGGAAATTTATAAAGAGAGACAACCCCATAAGAAGAGAAAATTTCCTGATGGTATTTGCAGAGGAGTAGAATTGCTGCAGACTGGTTTAAAGATTATGATTGACGGTATTTCTCAATGGAAACGGGATGGAGACGAACCGAGTGAAGCTCGTGAGTTGTTTTTGCAACATTTTTCTCGACTTGAAGATGTGATTGCACATTTGCTCAGCATATCTGGCAGTGAATGAGTGAGTTAATGTACGTCCATACTAAACAACAATGGGTTTGAAGATGTGGAAGCTTCGACTCTCAAGCAAGGTACCTAGAAATGGCATACTTGCATGTGATTTGTGAATCAAGGCAAAGGTTCAAAGACTTGTTGTGGAGCCGCGTCCTGAATccatttttgagaaattgtgcGCCTATAATATTGGTCTTTTGGGTTGTTATTTCAACAATGAGTAAATCTAACAATTTCTTATACTAAAACTATTATTCcatcttcatcagttttgttaTTTAACGAAGATATGATGTACAAGAAGTATGATCTGATTTAGCATAGATTAAATTTATACTATCGACAGATTGAACCATGCAGCCACAGGCTTGTTAGCCTAAGTGGTACCGAACTCCCGTCGATGGGAGAGGTTTGGGTTCAAGACCTTGTGAAAACCTCCCACcccaaatataaaaaaaaaaaaatttaaaaattgaaatatgtagTCGatgatttgtatttcatcaaattctTAAATTTGGAATAGATTATTAATAAGAGTGTTCAGAATTCCAAAGCTCCGTCCTTATGACATGCTCTGGAAAGAAGGATTCGGTCAATATCTGATTGAGATGATCAATTACCTCCATGTACTTACTTACCAATCATGCTAGAAAATtgacataatttatgtttaatattcATGAGTGAATTATACTTCATTTCTTCCGACTAATTTTGGACTCGGCTGATCTCAATAGTATGAAGTACTTTATTTGCACTCTTTATGTAGTTCATTGCGTATCTTATAGATTacaattaatatattaaatttaatttatactGTAGCTATAAGCGTAAAAAGTAAAATTAAGGTCTCAAGATAATCTTATCATGTAATTTATTtgaggcaaaaacttgtgtgagacgatctcacgggtcgtattttgtgagacatatcttttatttgggtcatccatgaaaaaatattactttttatactaagattattactttttattgtgaatatcggtaagattgactcgtctcacatataaatattcatgagatcgtctcacaagagacatactcattatttaaatatttgttttccTCAGCATTCgatattgatatattttataatcaacgtataccgattgataaaacaaattttttttgtaaaagatGTCaagatttattttcaaattcatTTAAATTTGGGCATCACTTTTTAAACACCAAGAATCCAAGCAAGAGATGTCCATTATTATCCATAAATAACTCCCCTCTTAACTatcaatttctctttttcatttATTCGATGATATTTCGATCACATAATTAAATTCCTATTTATACTTCTTACATCGTGTTCCCTAGTCAAAATTTCCACTTAAGCTCAAACCGATCACATAAATTCCTATTTATACGTCTTTTCCTCTAAAATAAAGGATCTCAATTTTATTTCCATGTccacaaaaaaatgaaaaaaaaaaacttgaaaatcctaattaaattatgaTAACCCACAATCTTCTACTACTCGTTATCCTTTTTCTTACATTCATGCAAAACATTAACCTCACTCAAAGAAATCACATCCTACTTGAGGACCAAAACCTATGATGTTCGTATAATCAATGGCTTCACTAGTAACTCTTCAATGCCGTTAGTCGTGTGGTGTGCGTCTCAAGAAGGGGATGACTTGGGGGGCCGAGCACTCCAAGAACGCGAAGACTTCGGTTGGAGCATCGACGCGGGATTATTTTCACGACCGTCTCGATTCGTTTGCACCGTAAAATGGGGTTGGAGAAGAAAGAAATTCGAGGCATTTTGGCTAAGCCGAGACAAATATAGATGTGGTGTTCGTAGAAGATGTTTTGGCTTGTGAAAGAAGATGGGATTTATTTTGTGAAGAACAATGTCGATAATGGAGGGAACTGGACAAGAGATTTCTCATGGATGTGAGCCGGaattttacaaataaataaaaaaaaaaagcaaaaattttgCCATCTCAAATATTGTTTAATTgacattaataatttaattacatGCACTCAAATTCGAGCGAAAGATTACCACAACCCGACCATTATAGATGCTTACAAAtgtcatatatatttttaaattttttattaaaagttTCACTTAAATTGCGTTTATTTTTTCCAgggaaaaaataataaaaagggaAGCACCACACCACCCATGATTTCGTTCAACTTGTCGTATCCTACTTTTATTGCCACTTGCGAACATGATACTATTTGGGATAACTTAGTTATCAGTTGTTTGGGCCGTATAGGTATCTCATGTTTTGTTCCTTTCGACACCGAATGACAAGACTGGCACACACTCTCATGCGCTAcatatgaaaaagtattaattcCATTTCCGAAACATCTTGATTTGTAAAATATTAAATCAATTTAATCATATTTGTCGCATATGACAAATTTCATATATACATAATACCTCTTTCGTAAGATGTGAGATAGTTCGATTATGCTTGTATTCAAAATGAAaagtaattttttattataaaataatatttttgatggATCGAGTCGAATATAACACTCctatcacaaaattgacacgTAAGACAGTCTCGTAGGAGTtttcgtgtatatatatatatcacaaaaaTTTATACGaaattgtctcacaaaataattTTGTAAGACAGATCTCCTGCTCGATCTgactcataaaaaatattatcattcACTCCAAGTATAGATCGAATCGACTCGTTTAATAGATATAAAtacatgagaccgtctcatataaTACTTACCCTATATTGACAGATAGTACCCGAACTTTTGATCAAATTCATATTTGACCTAATATGACAAATGAAGACCTAATATTGAACAATaagaaaaatatgattgatgataTATTAGCTTGACGGTATAATCTTATAGTTACATccgattatttttatttattatcataAATGAGATCCATAGAAAAAACataaatgattaaaaatgagaaacacacacacacacacacacatataaatataaaatcggGCTCTAATAATGGTGTATGTATCCTCCCGAATTTGGCCAATGCTAGTTGCTTCTTTTAATttgtaaataattattagagAAAAGTTCATTAATTTGTAAGACTCACGTCTATTTAGAGGGAAATTTCATGTGATTCCAAACATTAAATAGTTGAAACACATTTTACCAAATTGACAGCCATGTGACCAAAAAAAAATGCGACGCACATTCTCGACATTGGGGCTAGATTTACTGCTAGCCTTTTCCATTATTAATTTACCTCTAACTTACTACTGTATTAGAGTTGACATTTTTGCTTATTAGTGAAAATCAAGTCATTAATTTTCTATTCAACAAAATTTCATGTTTGCATCATGGGATAATGCATCATTCAATAGTGACTAAAATTAATGCAAAAGTGACAAAGCCATTAAAACCCCATGACATTAGAATTAAATGAAGAAATCACCTTAAATTAACATTAACCAAGAGAAGAAATCACAATTTCATTTGGACTATAATACGCAATATTCCGTGCGAAGTACAATATCATCACAATTATTCTCATGGCCTTACCTTTTGTATTTAGTCCAATATTTCTTATGTTCGTGTTTGTCTCTTCTCAGGGGCAAcaaattttcaggaaaaatgAAGCACAATTCGGCGAAAATAAACGTCTTTTCCCACACAAAACCCGTGTTCGCGTGTAcgatatataaatcataaataatcataaattaactaaaatagatttttatcatagtttttaaaaattaaatgtatattaaatatttttgtcaTCTTATATATATGagtatttttttgtttataaaaaattataccgTGAACAAAAGTAGTTGTTATAGATATCTCATGTATCATAAAATATTAGTACATTGATTGATGTATGTGTTGCgtgtttgtataatatttttttttataattaattggatttatatttaaattatctaAGCATACACATCGTATTTGAATGGAGCGTAAGCTactaaaatacaatttttaattGCAATTATGAACAATTTTAAAATCTACTACAAAATTAATATCtaattttcaaatcaaataaaatccTTTTACTTAATTAAGCGGATTGAATGTATGACAAAAGAGAAGCTAAAATTAAATCACCTTGACAACTAACCATCAAGTCCAGTTACACATAAACCCTAACACatgtttaatttaaaataaacaaatcataaaaccCTATACTAAAAAAAATGTAACTAAAACTACCCAAAATCTCCATCAATCCCCCCGCTTCTTCATCCTCATCTCCAGCACCTTCTTATGAGAATTCGAATGCACAAGACTCGAAAATGTAGGGCTACAAGCAGGTCGATACTCGGGGTGCAATCGACCCGACTTGTACCGAACGCCACAGGCATTGCACAATGTCTTTGCTCCCATAGGACCTGCCCGCCACTGTGGTGTCTTGTCGACTAAGCAATGTTGGCACCTCCTTCCCAAAAGCCCCGACTCCTGACTGACCGGGGCTTTTGAGTGGTTCGACCACAGGCAATGCTGGCTTGGCAGAACACCATAGCCCGCCGTTCGTCTACGTCTTTTGTTGCTCCGGATGCCCTTTGGATGGTTAATGGGCACGTTGAGATTGTTATAGCCGTCACCATTGGTTTTGATGGTGTCGAGCACGGATATAGGGCTTAAGTGGTTTGGCATTGGCATGAAGTCTGAGTCGTCGGATAACACCCCGTAGCAACTCTCCAACGTCGGGAAGGCGTCTTTGTCCATCAACCATTCCAAATCCTCCACAGGATCCTGAAAAACATATAAGCCATAAGTTGATGAAAGAGAACTTCTTGGTACTTCATTTTTCAGAACATGAACATGCGTcgcgttattattattattttttatcacgtacaattttatatttaaacttatgttttttaaaaaaatattttagtaataAATTTTGATGCCTTCTGAGTAAAACAATGCTATTTCCAAAAAagaacaaaataataaaaatttgggCAGCACCTAAATTTATCAATTTTCAAAGAGTATATCAAAACAAATCAAAGCAAATTCGATATCgaacataaaaaaattcttatATAAAATTTCCCACAAAactatttattaatatttggaattatttttatttttcagttgagaGCTATTTTTTGTGGTGAAGAAGACTGATTTGACTAGATGTGGCATATGGGattttaaaaagaagaaaataaatttatttatttatcgttTGAATATTATATCAATTGAACAGCTAATTTATGTGGTGACGCACGATGTACCAATAATAATAGAGAATTGTGTTGACTTGTCCAACTAATTGCCATTCCCAATAATACCCCgccaaaataaaattatatccCAAAGACTCGAATCCCTGTCTAGGTTTACCAAGGTCAGATTCGTCAACCTAATTACAGGAACATGCGCCGGCAACTCCGACTCCAATCATTCGTCCGGTTCACAACAAAACCACTGCAGGGAAGTTATCGGAATCGGAGTAATTCCTCCGGTTTCATGCCTCAAGTACAAGCACGCGGGTTGTGGAAAAAAGTTTCCAGTTTTATTTTCAACTCTAAGCGAGAGAAACCCTAGCTAGTTCCCGTACATAACATTAATATATGTGAGGAACTTACGGGAAATGAATCGTTCTGAGTTGCAGGCCCAAACGCCGTCGACGAAGAATCAGAAACGCCATAGTTGAAGGTAGAGCTGCTGTcagtaaaattaaaaagaaagttGTCGTCAATCATTAAAGCCTCTTCGAATCCGTTCAAAAGCTCCATTTCCTCAGGATTTCTCTCTTTTTGGTGTGTTTCTCTATATAATAATAAACCAAtggataaaaataataataaatgttaaatatatttatatttccaGTAGTTTCCTACGCATTTATTATTGCTGATTTGATTCCTGTGCGGCTGATTTATTATGCAAACAACCATTCCATGTATACATAATTTATTAATAGTCGaaagaattaaaaataataatataattatggctgattttttatttaaaaaaattatacgttattatcaaatcagataaatagATAATAACACGGGTTTATTTGTCACGTGCAATAAATATCATTAATCATAAACGTAAAAATCCTTGAGATGAATTATTtgtggaaaaaaatattaaaagatactCCACATGTTATgagattttctttttctttttctttttcttttctttcctttttcttttttggaTAAGATATGTTTTGAGATTGTTGGAAAGATAAGGAAGGGCATAGTTTCGCGGAATTGAAATAGCATAGcagtaaaaaaatattcaattatttatttattttttgagttGGGCAAATGTGATTGTTACTTTCGAACCCGATATCTCACTTTTTGGGATTAGATTAGATGAACTACCAGACAAATAGTCTAAGTGTTTCTAACTTGTACGGAgattaatttcattttatacAATTATGAAATAATCGACAGAGTtagtttgattaaaaaaaaaaaagacaaattATTAGTATGAAACTATTGGGGCCATTCATGAATTACTGAAATTATAGAGGGCCCATTAGCAAATAACATGGTTGAATTGTGTCGGTCAAATTTGGGCATCCCTTGTACACCATACAGACACACACATTGTCGTGTTATCCTCTTTCTCTCGCatccaattcagatttttgataTTACATAGATACTGTCATTCTGAGACAACACAACAATGGCTGACAGAATCGAAGAAGATCCAAAAAATATCGGGGATAATTGGGCCCCACAAGCATGGGCCCACCTGAAATCCGTACGCGAAACATCTCCGCTAATCCAGTGTATCACCAACTTCGTCTCCGTGGATTTCGTCGCAAACCTTCTCATCTCCGCCGGGGCTTCTCCGGCGATGATACACTCTATCGAAGAGATCCCAGACTTCGCCCCGAAGACCCACGCGCTTTACATTAACGTCGGAACGCTCACGCCGGGCTGGATACCGGCGATGAAGCTTGCGGCCATGCTGGCGCATGACAGCGGTAGGCCTTGGGTGTTGGACCCTGTGGCTGCCGGAGCTTCTGGTTTCCGGTTAAGTACTTGTTTGGAGCTGTTGAAGATGAGGCCTACCGTGATCAGGGGGAATGGATCTGAGATTATGTCTCTTTTTAAAGGCTCCCTGGATGATACTTCCAAGGTATGATCTCAAGTTTTTGGTTTTCAAGTCTTTGGTGTTagattttgttatttatttttgcgCTAAAATAATTGTCCATTCGATCGATTTACATGAGTTCAAGCCTAAATGCATCTATACTCATGATCACTGAATCAAAAACAACAAGCGAGTGCAAGAAATTTCAACTTGTAATCGAGCTTGATTTTAATGTCATCTGAGGACTAGTAGTATATAAgagaaataattcaaaatttgtAGCTTGATTGTTGCTGTTCCAGTGCTTGATACTTCTTGATTTTTTATGAACGAATGGAATTTTCATATACAAATAGGAGAAACACGTGATTTTCTACACTTCGTacgttatatatatttttttacttttagttTGATCCCGCTCCCTTAGGCTAACTGCCTAACCAACCtttcatttttcttgttttttcgTAGGGCGTGGACAGCACACACGAATCATTAGATGCTGTGGAGGCAGCAAAATCCCTGGCTAAAAGTAGTGGAAGTATAGTTGCCATATCAGGGGCCGTTGACTTCATTACAGATGGTCATCGGGTAGTTGGTGCTAAAAACGGGGTTTCAATGTTGCAAAAGATTACGGGAACAGGGTGTTCTGTCACTGCGCTAATTGCTGCTTTTGTAGCAATCGACCCATCACGGCCATTTGAAGCCACGGCATCTGCACTTTCTGTATTTGGGGTTGCCAGTGAGATAGGCATGAATCTGGCTAAAGGTCCAGCTTCTTTACGAATGCACTTGATCGATGCATTGTATTGGCTCGATCAAGCTACATTGCTTCAACGAGTAAACATTGAAAGTATGTGAAATCGCATATTTGGTATGTTTTTATTCTCAAATATATCAATTGGGCATGTGTAAAATTTTCTTGACCATGGAGTTGGTTTATAGAAAAATATTATCTTCACATTCAATGTTGAAATATGGAAATTGACATCTGGATCACCTAAAGGATACAAGAAATAAAGAATAGGCTATGTATTTAGTCGTTTCAAATCTATTACAACACTTTGTGCATCATCCTCTGTTGTATTGTTCTCTCTGTTGGTCAAAAGCTCTCTTCTAACAAAGTGTCGTAAAAGATTTGCATGATACATGGTAACATTGTGCATAAGAGAACAAAATCATGCTGCAATAGACTTGTCCGCTTCCTCCATAGCATCTTCACGACTCATGACTTTATGTTGTCTCAAGACAGGGAAAATCAACTTCCACACTGTATGATGGTAATGATTAGTTGTAAAACCAGAGatttcataatcaatatatAAATGCTGAGCTGCTGGGGTGAACTGTAATTAGTGCTTAGTTTAATATGGCTTTTCATAGAAAAgcttgaaaatatattttttatgataaatCAAATGTCATGGTAATAATGTCTCTTTGTCTATAGTCTAGTAAAGTCATTTTTCATGTGTAACACTATCTTTGCTTGCTAAAGGTTTCTTCAGTTCTGTATCAGACTTTTCTAATTCCATCACCCGATGATCTTAGTACTTTTGGGTGTTTCATGGGTTCTTACAGCGTGGGTATCATGGTTTGATGAAGGAAACAAAAAAACTCGATTCCTGTGGCTATCATTTTGTTGTGAGTTCGATTTACATGTAAAAGGATTCGATcccttttccttttgttttctttttttctttttaattaaaAGAAACCCTCTGGAAAATAGGCATAGCTACTCACTGTATATTGTGGCTGCAAACCATTCATTTACAATCTTCACCCATGTACTAGCCCATCCCACATCGATGCTCCATCTGAAATTACAATGAAAATTAGCAAATATTAGGTATGAAATGAGCAGAATCAGTGAGAAGTGAGTCGATTTGtccacctttttcatttttttaaaaaaaatctttaatctATACAAAAATACACCAATTTGTGAGCGGCATACTTTCTTGTTAAGCTGCTTAAGTTCCAACTGATGAATAGCATCGCGAAGTACATTGCGCCCAAAGAAAATACGAGGTGAAAGAATCCATAGTGATATCGGATATCATCTTCTTGTAACTGTACTTCATCTCTACGAAACTGAAAAAACCGAAACAAATCCCATGACAACCTTAAAAGAGGAAAATTTATGCATATTCTTTCAAATTTCTTCCAAACATACATGGTAAGGAATTTTAGTTAGTAATGTTTAGGCAATTAGACGTCACTACTTGTGAGAATATTTAGTAATGCTTTATAGAAATCACGGAGAAcccaaaaaaacataaaaacattttccctCTCCTGTCTCCGTATTCTCGCTCAATTTCCTTCTGAATCTTTTCTTTCTTCCCTTCAGCTTCTGGAAGCAAATCAGTCACTCGAGAAGGAAAGTAATCGATCCAACTATCGGATGAGAAGGAAGATCGTATCTCTATAGTAAATGTAGATGTCAACACTTGGACATGACTCAACATTTATGAGAAACTAGGTAGAATTTCGCTCATATATTTTCTTGTTAATGTACTTTTGTTGTTTGAAGCTTAAATCACCTGAAACGTTTTTGAGTCTATCCCTGTTGAAAAGGTTGCGATTACAATTGCGCATATAGCAATGACAAATCCCTGGAAGCAGCAGCAGAAACagagacatttaaaatatcttgattgagtattttgaaagaaaaatttctGGGTGAAAAAGGAAATGGACTGAATTGAACGTGAATTCTTACCACTATAGTAGACCAACCACCATGTCCAGTATCTTGCTTTTGATGGCTGCATTTTTCACTGGTGGGCTCGCTGTAAAAAAAAGGTTAGGAGTGTAAATAGCATGGTGGTTATGGTAAATCACGAAACTTCATGCTTCTATTACCTTTAAGCACTTATAAATAAAAGTTGTCCTTTTTAGCATGCATACCGATAACAATGGTTGAACGCAACACAGAGGTGGTGTGTATGTGGTGGCAGGAGTAATGGTGAGTTTCATTATGTCAGTGAGTTTATTATTGATCTGAAATTAGGAGAGTAGCTCTGGCCTTTGAAAATGCGAATTTTATGTTAGTCACCTTCTGATGGCAGTCCAGCAGAGGAACACAATATAAGACGCCATAATCCCTGAAGACAGAAGTCCTCTATTCACCTGTCTTAAACATGTCAAACAGTTGCGAGTAAGATTCGGAATACTGAGAGCTGATCAATCAGGAAGATGAGTAAAGCCAGTTGTTTTCTTTTCTGGAAAACTAGATTTGTAAGTTCTAAACAATATTCAAGTTTCACCTCTTCGAGGTTTACCGAGTTTGTGGTCTTAATCAAGATTGTAGAATCCAGGTTGCCCATGTGGGCTAAATTCTTGAAACATTTCGAGAATATTAGTGATCTTTGatggtaaattttgagaaagaAATGTACCTTAGAATGCAGTGATATAACCATCATCACGATAAGAAGAACCGCGGTCCAAgagatgaaaaatatgttgaGAGAACAGGAAGTTTTGGAGGCATAAAATACATACATCACC
The Primulina tabacum isolate GXHZ01 chromosome 9, ASM2559414v2, whole genome shotgun sequence DNA segment above includes these coding regions:
- the LOC142556281 gene encoding hydroxyethylthiazole kinase isoform X3, producing the protein MADRIEEDPKNIGDNWAPQAWAHLKSVRETSPLIQCITNFVSVDFVANLLISAGASPAMIHSIEEIPDFAPKTHALYINVGTLTPGWIPAMKLAAMLAHDSGRPWVLDPVAAGASGFRLSTCLELLKMRPTVIRGNGSEIMSLFKGSLDDTSKGVDSTHESLDAVEAAKSLAKSSGSIVAISGAVDFITDGHRVVGAKNGVSMLQKITGTGCSVTALIAAFVAIDPSRPFEATASALSVFGVASEIGMNLAKGPASLRMHLIDALYWLDQATLLQRVNIEIQQRNTI
- the LOC142556281 gene encoding hydroxyethylthiazole kinase isoform X1; its protein translation is MADRIEEDPKNIGDNWAPQAWAHLKSVRETSPLIQCITNFVSVDFVANLLISAGASPAMIHSIEEIPDFAPKTHALYINVGTLTPGWIPAMKLAAMLAHDSGRPWVLDPVAAGASGFRLSTCLELLKMRPTVIRGNGSEIMSLFKGSLDDTSKGVDSTHESLDAVEAAKSLAKSSGSIVAISGAVDFITDGHRVVGAKNGVSMLQKITGTGCSVTALIAAFVAIDPSRPFEATASALSVFGVASEIGMNLAKGPASLRMHLIDALYWLDQATLLQRVNIETSGSKSVTREGK
- the LOC142556281 gene encoding hydroxyethylthiazole kinase isoform X2, with product MADRIEEDPKNIGDNWAPQAWAHLKSVRETSPLIQCITNFVSVDFVANLLISAGASPAMIHSIEEIPDFAPKTHALYINVGTLTPGWIPAMKLAAMLAHDSGRPWVLDPVAAGASGFRLSTCLELLKMRPTVIRGNGSEIMSLFKGSLDDTSKGVDSTHESLDAVEAAKSLAKSSGSIVAISGAVDFITDGHRVVGAKNGVSMLQKITGTGCSVTALIAAFVAIDPSRPFEATASALSVFGVASEIGMNLAKGPASLRMHLIDALYWLDQATLLQRVNIENFSNSITR
- the LOC142556281 gene encoding hydroxyethylthiazole kinase isoform X4; this encodes MADRIEEDPKNIGDNWAPQAWAHLKSVRETSPLIQCITNFVSVDFVANLLISAGASPAMIHSIEEIPDFAPKTHALYINVGTLTPGWIPAMKLAAMLAHDSGRPWVLDPVAAGASGFRLSTCLELLKMRPTVIRGNGSEIMSLFKGSLDDTSKGVDSTHESLDAVEAAKSLAKSSGSIVAISGAVDFITDGHRVVGAKNGVSMLQKITGTGCSVTALIAAFVAIDPSRPFEATASALSVFGVASEIGMNLAKGPASLRMHLIDALYWLDQATLLQRVNIESM